The following is a genomic window from Pseudophryne corroboree isolate aPseCor3 chromosome 3, aPseCor3.hap2, whole genome shotgun sequence.
ctaggaaaactgaagcgttgtttgttttgtatgcggccaacaaggttggtcatcccgcgtcaaaacagactattgcatgctggatttgtagtacgatccagcaagctcattcttcagtgggattgccggtgccgaagtctgttaaagcccattctaccagaaaggtgggctcatcttgggcggctgcccgaggtgtttcggcactacagctttgccaagcggctacttggtcaggttcgaacacttttgctaaattctataaattcgataccctggccgatgaggacctggcgtttgctcagtcggtgctgcagagttgtccgcactctcccgcccgttctggagctttggtataatccccatggtccttttggagtccccagcatcctctaggacgtaagagaaaataggattttggtactcaccgttaaatccttttctcctagtccgtagaggatgctgggcgcccgtcccagtgcggactattactggcattatatagtttcttactggttaagttagtttatacacgacttgtgtattggattgttgcagctggttgctggagttttatgcatactgttatctggtttggcgttattccggttgtacggtatgtttatggtgtgggctggtaatttggtagcccttagttatgacaaaaatctttccttgtaatgtccgtctctcctgggcacagttcctttaactgaggtctggaggacgggcatagagggaggagccagttcacacccagtcttaagtctttttagtgtgcccaagctcctgcggttcccgtctatacccccatggtccttttggagtccccagcatcctctacggactaggagaaaaggatttaacggtgagtaccaaaatcctattattacagaaCAGATTTAGTTTTGCTGCTTCCTACCAAGAGAAAAGTGATGGTGTTACCGCTCTCATAGTAGGAATGTCTGCACCGTGATGGGATCACCATCAAATTGTGGGCACCATTTGTGAGACACATGGGACCTATGAAGATGATGCACCCTCTGTGTATAAAGCAGTAGCGGTATCGCATAACTAACACCCACACTACTCACCTGCACTGTGATAGCTTGGACACTGATACATATAGATCTATATTAGTGTGTGAGGGGCCTCCTGCTATATTGCTTTCCACTGATGGGGAAAACTCCTTAGATCATAGCCTGGGCTTTCCCAGATGCCACTAGGATAAGTGTgatcgctcacacacttatcagatGGATCCAGTTCTATCTTCAGCCAATGTTTTATATGTGTAGCAATAGAGTCCTATTTACTGTATGTACATCTATAATTGTAATAACCTGTAGTTGGGAAATTGAAATAAAACAACTGAGCATCTTGATCTCACTGATAGTATGATAATTTGTTCCTGAAGGTAACAAAAATCTTTTGTCAtacatttccagcagatggaccttGGAGGAAGATCTCGCAGAAGACCTCGGAGGGAGATCTCATTTtgtttccagattttacaatacaagATAACATTACACAGGTTTCTTTAGGAGATATCCCTCTAAATATACATTCTGTACCTCTCAGTTCCGATATTCCATCTGATTCCTCTGATCATGGGGAATGTTCTCCCGATCGCTCAATTATAGCTACACATAGTGCTGGTCTTACAAGTGATTCAGTCTTTACCTGCTTTGAATGTGGTAAAAAATGTGTACATCAGTCACTGTTTGTTAGGCATCAGAgatctcacacaggtgagaagccatttccatgtcctgagtgtggcaaATGTTTTACAGTGAAGTCAaatcttgtcacacatcagagaattcacacaggcgagaaaccgtttccatgtcctgagtgtggtaaatgttttacacagaaatcagctcttgttagacatcagacaagtcacacaggtgagagtccattttcttgtcctgagtgtgggaaacgttttatATATAAATCAGATCTTGTAATACATGAGCGAATTCACTCAGGGgaaaggccatttccatgctctgaatgtgggaaaagTTTTTCTATGAAATTAGACCTTGTTAGGCATGAACGAATTCACACAggcgagaaaccatttccatgtcctgagtgtgggaaatgttttacagtgaaGTCAaatcttgtcacacatcagagaattcacacaggcgagaaactgtttccatgttctgagtgtgggaagcgttttacatacaaatcagttcttgttacacatcagagaagtcacacaggtgagaatccattttcttgTCTTGAGCGTGGGAAACGTTTTATACATAAATCAaatcttgtcacacatcagagaattcacacaggcgagaaaccgtttccatgtcctgagtgtgggaaaaggtttacacagaaatcagctcttgttagacatcagacaagtcacacaggtgagagtccattttcttgtcctgagtgtgggaaaggttttatatataaatcaaatcttgtaatacatgagagaattcacacaggggagaggccatttccatgctctgaatgtgggaaaagTTTTTCTTTGAAATTAGACCTTGTTAGGCATGAACGAATTCATACAggcgagaaaccatttccatgtcctgagtgtgggaaatgttttacagtgaaGGCAaatcttgtcacacatcagagaattcacacaggcgagaaaccatttccatgtcctgagtgtgggaagcattttacatacaaatcagttcttgttgcacatcagcgaagtcacacgggtgagaagccaTATCCAtgccctgagtgtgggaaatgttttacacagaaatcaaatcttgttacacatgagagaagtcacaaagGTATGTAACCATTTCCATATAGTGAGGGCCTGATTTGTGTTTGTATGCAACCTAATGGTTTGCATACAAGTCTGTGTCAttagatgcagacttcctggaccctgcTGACTGGATCCGATAGCCAGTCTGAGTATGCTTTGGTCTGCGTAGACTGACCAAGGTCTGCTACCATCACGAGTCGCGATGATGATCCAATGCTGTGTAGTCAGATACAGCCCACTGATATCACTGATGCGAGCAGGGGGCATCTTATCTCTTACAGACGTATCCTGCATTTCCATTTAATTTGTACGGTATTGTACACCTGTGTCTGCGCAATGCCTTACAGATCAACATCAGGCCCTGCGTTCACAATATACTTTACACTAAAATATCTTGTTAGAtgttatcagcatctcactggtaggatcgcctctgcctgtttgacaggcagaggtgggagggggtgtgccaaagaacgccgttggcagggcgcggtccggacaaccgaGGTGTGTCTAGACCATTGGGGCGGTCTGCGGCGTGTGCGtgttgtcacatgcagctgctgcgacccgaagagcgacaggtagctccctgccagcgagcaggagcagtgcaggtagggagctacttgtcaagtacaaaagcatcgccgctgtgggaTTCTTTTGTACTTGGTGGgtgggggctgacatgcggggtggactagagctgtgctgggtgtccccccacaagtCAGAGtaactgatagtagatgtgctaaattttgcacatctacgatcaactctgaattacccccaaaatgtagGTAAAGCATACACCTATCACACATAGCATTATAACCACATGTCTAATATCTCCCTGTTGTGCCACCATAACAGCTCTGACACATCCACAAGACCTGTGAAGGTGTCCTGTAGTATGTGGCACCAAGATGTCAGCATCGGATCCTTAAGCCCTgtgaggtggggcctccatggctccagcacatcccacagatgcttgtTCAGATTGAGATCTGGGGAGTTTGGAGGCCAGGTCACCACCGTCATCTTTTTATCATGTTCCTCAAACTTTCTGAGCAATTTTTGCAGTATGGcatggtgcattatcctgctgagaGGCCACTGCCGTCAGGGAATGCTGCTGCCATGAAGGGGCGTACTTGTCTgctacaatgtttaggtaggtaatAAGTATCAGAGTAACATCCTCATGAATGGCGCTAGCCCAAGCTTTCCAAGCAGAACGTTTCCAGAGCATCTAGCTGTCTCCACTGGCTTGCCTTCCCTTCCTGGTACCATCTCTTCCCCAGGTGCACGATGCACACGCACCTGGCAGACCACATGATCTAAAAGAAACAGCAATGTATCCAACGCTCACATGGCCAGTGTAGGAGCTACCGGCAGTGAGCAGGAGTCAGCATCAGCACTCAGACTGGTCTGCAATGCCCTGTGTGTGGTCTGACACCTTTTATAGCCGGCATTAGCTTTATCAGTCATTTCTCTTACAGTAGCGTTTCTGTGATAGGTCCAGATGGGCTGGCTTTCACTCTCCAACCAGTGAGCCTTGGGGGAACCATGACTCATTGATTGTCCTTCCTTGCACCACTTCCTAtgggtactaaccactgcataccaggAGCACCGCACAAGTCCTGCTGttctggagatgctctgacccagctGTCCAGCCATCACATTGTGGCCCTTGTCCGTGTTGCTTCCAACAAATCAACTTCCAGTATGGAGGTTTCTTGTACTACCTACTATATCCCATCCCTGGACAGGAGCCATTATAATGAGATAATCAGTGTTACTCACGTCACCTGTCAGAGGTGTTGATGTTATTGCTGATCAGTGTCTACATCTGTCTGATAGTGCAGTAACTTCCAATGATATAAGCTGAATTTGGGACACGGGGATATTAGTGTGTGTTGTACATAATGAGAGGATGATGATGGAACACCATAAGAGGAGGGCAGTATAGAAGCAGTGACATGTAATATACTGCACacgtctgatatactgtatatacacggtATGGAGTTGCTATGGCATGTCTGTCTGATAAGGGTAAAATGTACTATTAGAGAATAGGATTATACACATCACACAATGACCTCCTGTGACTGGGAAGGAGCAATGACTGATCGGCCAGCACTGACCATGGGGGAAATAATGTGACTGGTGAGATAATGGGAACAGAGACTGGAAGGGGGAAAGTGTTTGTTACTCAGCGCTGTATATGGTGTTTTCTGGCTGCATACTGCTTCATTTTTGCAGCTATGTAATTAATTGAATACCTTGGTTGATTGGGTCACTCAATTGGAAAAACTGAGCTTAGAACAGGAAATGTACCCTGAGGAATGTGCACGTCTGGACTGAAACGCGTCACCTTCCCCTGAGTTGTCCACTCTATTACAGCAATTGTATTATTCAGTACAAAGTTCTTCCTATAACATCAGGATCTATCATCACCATCTTAAGCGTCACTGAGTAATCTGCGACAGAGTAATAGCTGTTTATAACACCTATTACAGCTGTCTctactaccggtgtacatgtaatatagACACAGCGTTATGGTGAGACTGCCTACACATTACACAAAATTTAAATAATCCCGCACCAGTATTTCTGATACGTtcttttgtatatacagattatataTATTGTGGTATTCTCTGCTTTACTGAAAATATCTTAGGTTTTTAACCTTATATACTCTTATATGCAGGTGCTCTCCAAATGCTTGTGAGTCTTAGACCCATAAATACATGCCAAAATTAAAAAGAGAAAGAAGCATTTTTTATTGGACACACTTAAAAACTTATCCTTTTTTTctaaaatgtctattctttattgGGTATGCATTAAAATAATTCGGGgaatttggtgaaatattaaaatatagtgtgaataagaaacaaagtgtgatattaaaaactactagtttccgattggtgatccctcaaagtatgAAACCAAATAAAAGGCTAATTTGCCTATGAAAAAAATCATTATTTGTGTCTTTCTTGGTGTTATCCTATAAACTGCTTTTTATATAACAGGCTAACAGTATTGTTAATTCTTATTTCTCTGTCAGACACATTTGCAACACTTGCAGAGTGCTTTCATAAATTGTAGCTACTTATAATGTTGCCAAAAAATAATTCAATAATGTATCACTATTGATTCTCCATGTAGAATGAAATGATTCATCCACTGACTGTCTGTAAATGACACACCACTATTTGTATATTTAGGGATAAATTTCCCACTATATCTGGTGTGTCTGTttaatattattttctctaacgtcctagtggatgctggggactccgtcaggaccatggggattagcggctccgcaggagacagggcacaaaaataaagctttaggatcaggtggtgtgcactggctcctccccctatgaccctcctccaagcctcagttaggtttttgtgcccgtccgagcagggtgcaatctaggtggctctcctaaagagctgcttagaaaaagtttttaggttttttattttcag
Proteins encoded in this region:
- the LOC135054630 gene encoding gastrula zinc finger protein XlCGF26.1-like, translated to MDPVTDTPERCHRPLYSQDCTEENHRIPQEHQEEYITYFKIEDKEREEETYVTDMKAEDTEGEEETYVTDTKAEDIEGEEETYVTDMKAEDIEGEEETYVTDMRAEDIEGEEEMYVTDMRAEDTEDEEETYVRGNQQCKEEEIPTDISTADGPWRKISQKTSEGDLILFPDFTIQDNITQVSLGDIPLNIHSVPLSSDIPSDSSDHGECSPDRSIIATHSAGLTSDSVFTCFECGKKCVHQSLFVRHQRSHTGEKPFPCPECGKCFTVKSNLVTHQRIHTGEKPFPCPECGKCFTQKSALVRHQTSHTGESPFSCPECGKRFIYKSDLVIHERIHSGERPFPCSECGKSFSMKLDLVRHERIHTGEKPFPCPECGKCFTVKSNLVTHQRIHTGEKLFPCSECGKRFTYKSVLVTHQRSHTGENPFSCLERGKRFIHKSNLVTHQRIHTGEKPFPCPECGKRFTQKSALVRHQTSHTGESPFSCPECGKGFIYKSNLVIHERIHTGERPFPCSECGKSFSLKLDLVRHERIHTGEKPFPCPECGKCFTVKANLVTHQRIHTGEKPFPCPECGKHFTYKSVLVAHQRSHTGEKPYPCPECGKCFTQKSNLVTHERSHKGM